From the genome of Vulgatibacter sp.:
CGCCACCACCGGCTCCGAGCGCGAGCGCCACGAGGAGCTGGGCTGCGGGCTGCAGGGCCCCGGCTCCCGTCCCGTGCGCCGCGCCCTCGCCGAGCTGAAGCAGCGGATCGCCGCCCTCGGCCGCGACGCGGCGATCGAGCAGGCCGAGGAGCTGCTGCGCTGGCTCGACGATCGCCCCGCCTACCGCGGCCTCTGCGAGGACCGCCACGTGGCGGGACGCCGGGTGCTGAAAGAGTCGGTGCTCTACCCCGATCCCGCCGGGCAGATCCCCGCCACCCTCCACGTGCGCCGGGGCCTCGAAGCCCTCGAGATCGATCTGCCCCTGCACGCCTGGGCGCCCCTCGCCGACACCCTCGCCGCCATCGCCGCCGGCGAGAGCGCCGCGAAGATCCGCCGCGGCGTGCGCCTCCCCGAGCTGCAGGAGCTCTTCGGCGAGCTCGAGGCGGCGGGCCTCCTCGTCGAGGGCGAGCCGCTGCCTCCGCCGCCCCGGCAGCCGGGCGTACTCTTCGTCGGCCACAACACCGCCCTCGTCTCCTCCGCCACCACCCGGATCCTCCTCGATCCCTGGCTGCGCCCCTGGCACGGGCAGGATCCCGCCGACTACCGGATGCTCCTGCCCCACCAGCTCCTGCCGGTGGACGCGGTGCTCCTCACCCACTCCCACGGCGACCACTTCCACCTCGGCTCGCTGCTGCACCTGCCGCGGAGCACGCCGATCGTCGTCCCCTGGCTCGCCCGGGAGAACGTGCTCTCCACCGACCTCGCCTTCCGCCTCGGGCAGCTCGGCTTCACCCGCGTGCTCACCCCGCGCTGGTGGGAGAGCCTGCGCTTCGGCGACGTCGAGGTGCAGGTCCTCCCCTTCCTCGGCGAGCAGGCCACCGCCACCGCGCTCGTCTATCCCGAGGTGCGCAACGCCGGAAACACCTACGCCATCCGCACCCCCGAGCTCTCGGCGGCCTTCCTCGCCGACACCGGCCACGACCCCCTCGGCCACATGACCGACGTCGCCGCCGAGGCCCGGGAGCGCTTCGGTCCGGTGGATCTGCTCTTCGGCGGGATGCGCGCCTTCCGGATCCACCCGGTGCTCTACCCCTTCACCACCCTCGACGCCTTCCTGCTCAACGTGCCGCTGGAGCTGGCCGGCGTGCAGCAGCAGCTGATGAACGACGCCGGCGAGCTCCTCGACACCGCGGCCCGCTTCGGCGCACGCTTCGTCGTCCCCTACGCCGACGGCGGCGCGCCCTGGTACTGGCGCGAGGGGATGGGCCCCGCCTACCGCGGCTACCCGGCCTACGAGGGCTTCCGCGAGGCGCCGGAGAACGCGATCGAGGACGAGCAGAGCGATCCCTTCCCCGAGCGCCTGGCGGAGGTGGCGGCGCAGCGCCCTGCAGGTGGGCCGGAAGCGCTGGTGCTCCGCCCCGGCGACGACCTCCGCCTCGAGGGTGGCAGGCCACACATCCGCCGCCATCCCGGCCACGCCTGGCCCTGGAGCGAAGACCCGCGGGGCTGATCGCGGTCATGCGATTGACTCCCACGCCCTCTTCGGGCGAGAGAGCCGGGAGGGCGCGGGCTCCTTCCGTGCCGGGGCGGCAGCATCGCCGCCGAGGGGGTAGCGATGAAGGTGCAGAAGAAGCTCCTGGTGGGCGTGCTCGCTGCGTTCGCCGGCGCCGGCTGCAGCAGTGGCGGCGACGGCAACGGCGCGATCGCGGGTACCGATCTCGTGGTGAAGGGCATGGTCAGCTCCGCCGGCACCGACGGCACCAGCGGCATGCCGCTCGCCGATGCGCAGGTGCAGCTCACCATCGACGCCGACGGCGACGGGAAGATCGCTGCCAGCGAGCGCGTGACCGCCACCGCCGACGAGGCGGGCAACTACGTGATCGGCGCCAGGGTGCAGAAGGGCCAGAACGTGGTGGTCTCCTTCTCGGAGGAGGGCTACGCGCCGATCTTCCGCCGCGTCGTCGCGGGGCCGAAGGCCGAGCTGGTGCTCAACGTCGCCCTCGCCTCGCTCGAGCCGCTGGAATGCGAAGGCGCCCGCTGCGCGATGGAGGGGAACCGCCTCAGCATCAAGGGGCTCCGCGAGGGCCTGGCAGGCAGCGCCCGGGTCTTCAACCCGGTGACCGAGACCCACCTCTTCCCCGGCGGCTTCGACGACAGCGACGGCAACCTGCTCATCTCCGGCGTCTTCTCCGCCGTGCAGCTGCAGGACGAGAGCGGTGCCGAGCTCCACCAGCTCGAGGAGGACGTCGAGCTCCGCATGCAGATGCCGCAGGACACCTGGCCGGTGATCGTCGATCTGCAGCCCGACAACGATCGGATCGACATCCCGCTCTACGCCTTCGACGAGGCGAAGGGCACCTGGGTCCGCCACGCGAAGGACGGCTGGCTCGAGGACGGCAGCGGCGGGATCATCCCCGAGAGCGAGCTCGCCTCGATCCGCGGCGGCACCTGGACCGGGGTGATCATCGCCACCGGCGAGGTGAACCACTTCTCCTACTGGAACGTCGACTGGCCGGTGGAATCCCACGGCTGCATCGAGGGGCTGATCCGCGATCCGGACGGCGAGATCGCCGAGGGTGCCACCGTCACCGCATCCGGCCGCACCTATACCGGCACCTCGGCCTCGCAGACCACCGGCGACGACGGCCGCTTCGCCCTCGACGTGATGCGCAGCGAGGGGAGCGACGACGTCGATCAGGACGGCACGCCCGGCGAGACCCACCGCATCGCCCTGCGCGTGGTCCACGGCGGCAAGGTCTACGACGCCGGCGAGTTCGACGCTCCGGTAGAGCCCGGCTCCGACGGCGAGAATTGCGGCGACGTCGGCATCATCGAGCTCGGGCCCGAGAAGGAGCTGGTCGCCGGGGTCTGCTCGCTGCACGGCACCATCGTCGACGAGCAGGGCCAGCCGCTGGAGGGCGTGGGCGTCTACGCCTGGGACGACACCGTGCCGGACGAGGTCGAGATGGCGCTCTGCGGCGAGTTCTACGAGAACTGCCAGTACTGGGCGAGCACCGACATGGACGGCGCCTGGCAGGCCTCCGCCGCGGTGATGGATCTCGTCACCGTCTGGGGCATGCACAGCTGGGAGAGCGACGACGGCGTGAGCCACCTCCGCTACGGCAACACCAGCCGCCTCGGGTGCCCGCCGGATGCGATCACGGTCCGGCTCACCGAGGGCTGGGATACCTTCGAGCTCACCCTCACCGTCGGCGAAGGCCAGATCGCCTGGTCGCCTGCGGTGAACGCCTCGCAGATCTACGTCGTCGACGCCGGCGGCGTGCCGAAGTGGATCGTCTCTACCGATGGGGAGAACGACCCGGGCTTCCCCAGCCCCGTGACCTACGGCACCACGCCCGCGGGCGCCGTGGTGGTGTGGCCCACCGACGGCTCCGCGCCGGCGCCGCGCGCGCGCGGCGCCACCGTGCAGGTGGCGAGCTACCGCTTCGGCGCCACCGGGATCTGGAACTGGGCGATCGGCAGCTACGTGGTGCCGTGATCCCGGCGCCACGCAGCTAGCCCCTTTGGCGGCCCGGTCGCTTCCCACGCGGCCGGGCCGTTTTCGTCCGATGCGGCGGCCGTATCGCACCAGCCGGGCAGGCCGCCAGCCGGGCGCCGGCCACATTCCCGCCGGCCTCTCCCGTGCTAGGCTGCCCGGCCCTATGAAGAAGTTCTTCCTGGCCCTCGTGGCCCTGATCCTCCTCGGCGGCCTCGGTGCAGGCGGCGCCTTCGTCTGGGCCGGCAAGGCAGTGCAGACCCCCCTTCGCCCAGGCGCCGAGCCGGTGGAGTTCACCGTGCCGAAGGGCGCCACCGGCCAGGCCCTCGGCGCGCAGCTCGCCGAGGCGGGCCTCATCACCGACGCCCGCCTCTGGCGCTTCCATCTCTGGCGCCGCGGCGGTCTCGCCGCCAAGGCCGGCCGCTTCTCCCTCTCGCCGGGGATGAGCGCCGCGGAGATCGCCCGGGCCCTCGAGGGCGCGCCGCTGGCGGACGACAAGCCCTTCGTCATCGTCGAGGGCTGGCGCCTGCGCGACACCGACGCCGCCCTCGCCGCCGCCGGCTGGATCGAGCCCGGCGCCTACATCGCCGCTGCGAGCAGTGGCAAGGGCTACACCGCGCCCTTCGAGCTGCCGAAGGGGAGCCTCGAGGGCTACCTCTACCCCGAGACCTACGCCCTCGCGCCCGAAGGCTTCGACGTGCGCTGGCTGGTGCAGCGGCAGCTCGACACCTTCACCCGGCGCTTCTGGGAGGCGCATCGCGACGAGGTGAAGAAGAGCGGTCGCAGCCTCCACGACGTGGTGGTGATGGCCTCCCTCCTCGAGCGCGAAGAGCCGCTCCCGGCGCAGCGCCCGCTGGTGGCCGGGATCCTCTGGAAGCGGATCGACGCCAACGTGCCCCTCGGCGTGGACGCCACCTCGCGCTACGAGCTGCGGGAGTGGAACGACCGCAAGGCCTTCCTGAAGCGCCTGCGCGATCCCCAGGATCCGTGGAATACCCGCACCCGCGCCGGCCTGCCCCCGGGGCCGATCGGCTCGCCCACCGTCGACTCGCTCCAGGCGGCGCTGCGGCCGAAGAAGAGCGAGTTCTGGTACTACCTCCACGACGCGAACCGGATCCTGCGCCCCTCCAGAAACGCAGCGGAGCACGAGGCGCTGCGCCGGAAATACAACGTCTACTGAACCTGCTTGCGGAAGGAGAACGGCCGGGTCCCCATGTTGCGGGCCCCGGCCGTTTCTCGTTCCGGCGGGAGCAGCCGCAGGCACCGCACACGAAGAGAGGGCCCCGTCGCCGAGGCCCTCCCTTCTCTTCATCGGAGCCGAAGCTGCCGGCTAGCTGCGACGGCGCCGCAGGGCTGCGAGGCCCAGCGCCGCACCGAGTGCCAGGAGGCTCGGGTCGGCGACACCGGCGCTGCAGCCGCCGCCGTCGTCTTCCTCGGCCTTCTCCTGCGGCTTCGTCTCCGCCGCCGGAGGCGCCAGGTGCAGCGTCACCGAGAGCGGCGCCACGTTGATCCGGTTCTCCGAGTCCTTCACCTGCACGAGGAAGGGGAAGGTCCGGGTCTTCTCACCCTCGAGAAGGAAGCCCGCGAGCACGCCGCTGATCACGCCGTCCTCGGAGAGCTCCAGGCCCTCGGGCGGCGTGCTGCCCTGCGCCATGCTCCAGCTGGTGAAGCCCGCGGCGCCGGCTGCCTGCAGCTGCACGGTGTACGGCGTGTCGACGTAGGCGTCGGCCAGCGCCGTGGTCACCACCGTGATCCCCTGGTCGTAGGTCACCTCGAAGGTGATCGCGCAGGTATCCGGCGCGTTGTTCTCCTCGTCGGTCACCTCGACCAGCCACACGTAGCGGCCCGCCGCAGAGGGAGCGCCGCTCACGTCACCGTCGCCGGAGAGGATCATCCCCGGAGGCGGCGCGTTCACGAAGGTCTGGCCGGGATCGGTCACGCCGTTGGAGAGGCGGCGGCTCTCCGCCGTCACCCAGGTGTAGGGCTTGGCGCCACCGGCGGCGAGGAGCTGCACGTCGTAGGCCTCGTTCACCTTGTGGTTGGGCAGGCTGCGGGTCACGCAGGTGAGGCGCGCCGGCGAGGAGACGCGGAGCTCGAGCTCGGCGCTGCGGGCGGTGCCGTCCTTGTCCTTCACCTCGAAGGTCACCGGGTAGAGGCCGTCCACCATCGGCATGCCACGCAGCGCGCCGGACGACGCCAGCTGCAGACCGGGGGGCAGCTCACCGGCAGCGACCGACCACTCGTAGGGGGCGGTGCCGCCCACTGCCAGCAGCGTCGCCTCGTACTCGACCTGGAACTGCGCCACCGGCAGCTCCGCCGTCGCGATCGCCAGCGGCATGCCGGTCTCGTTCACCGTGAGCTGGTAGTCCTGCACCACGGTGAGCTCACCGGAGGTCACCCGCAGCGAGAAGTCCGAGGTGGCAACCTGCGCAGGCCTGCCGCAGAGCAGCGTGGCGATCGGCGCAGCGGCAGGATCACCACCGGCGCGCTCCTCCTGCAGCTCCAGGCCGGCCGGGAGCGTGCCGCTCTCGACGGCCCAGACGTAGGAGCCGGTGCCGCCGGTCGCGTCGAGGAGGTTGCAGTAGACCGAGCCGATCTCCGCAGGGGGCAGCACGGTGGTGGCGATCACCAGGTCGCCGCTCGAGACCGTGAAGGACTCCTGCGAGACGCCCTCGTTGTTCAGCTCACCGAGCTCGTAGACCTCGTTGTCCGGGTCGATGACGATGCCGAGGTAGTAGGTGCCGGCGTTGATCTCGGCGGGCAGGAAGACCTGCTCGGAAACCGGGACGCTGGTGAGCGCGTCGGCGGTGATCGTGCCGGTGAAGATCCGGCGGTCGCTCGAGCTGATCACGTCGTTCGACGAGATCACGAGCGAATAGGGGACGTCGACGCCGATCAGGTTGCCCTGGTTCCGCACCGTCCAGTCGAGGGTGAAGTTGGAGCCCGGCTCCGCGTTGTTCGGCACCGCGATCGACTCGACGATCAGGTCGGGGGCGGGCAGGCCGATCTCGAAGGGGCCGTAGAAGCCGACGTTGTTGGTCTCCGTATCCTCGGCGACGGCGTTGAGCGGGTCCGCCTCTGCGAGCAGATAGTACTGGCCCGGGCTGAGGGAGAGCGGGATCGGGGCGTCGAGGGTGAAGAAGGCCGAGGCGCCGGGCACCGCGTCCTGCGTCGCCGGCGTGGCCATGCCGACCTCGACGTCGTCGGACGAGAGTCGCTCGTCCGCGCTGACCCAGAAGCGCAGGCCGAAGGCGAGCGCGTCTTCGCCACCGACGTTGCGAACCTCCGCCTCCATGTGGCTGGTCACGCCCGAATAGGCGATCGCCTCACCGGTGACCGACGCCACCGTGACGTCCGGCCCCTGCGCGAAGACCACCGCCTGATCGGTGAGCCAATCGGTAGGTGTACAGGCGTTGCCGCAGCTGACCTGGTAGCCGACGGTACCGGTGAGGTTCTCGATCCCTGCCATGGCGGTGGTACGCCAGGAGCTGTAGCTGCTGGAGAGCGCACCGTATTTGATCTTGATGGTGCTCGAGCCCTCGGTGAACCAGAGCTGTGCCTGCCAGGTCCCCGCCGA
Proteins encoded in this window:
- a CDS encoding MBL fold metallo-hydrolase, with translation MAKLVLDPHVGFSILATTGSERERHEELGCGLQGPGSRPVRRALAELKQRIAALGRDAAIEQAEELLRWLDDRPAYRGLCEDRHVAGRRVLKESVLYPDPAGQIPATLHVRRGLEALEIDLPLHAWAPLADTLAAIAAGESAAKIRRGVRLPELQELFGELEAAGLLVEGEPLPPPPRQPGVLFVGHNTALVSSATTRILLDPWLRPWHGQDPADYRMLLPHQLLPVDAVLLTHSHGDHFHLGSLLHLPRSTPIVVPWLARENVLSTDLAFRLGQLGFTRVLTPRWWESLRFGDVEVQVLPFLGEQATATALVYPEVRNAGNTYAIRTPELSAAFLADTGHDPLGHMTDVAAEARERFGPVDLLFGGMRAFRIHPVLYPFTTLDAFLLNVPLELAGVQQQLMNDAGELLDTAARFGARFVVPYADGGAPWYWREGMGPAYRGYPAYEGFREAPENAIEDEQSDPFPERLAEVAAQRPAGGPEALVLRPGDDLRLEGGRPHIRRHPGHAWPWSEDPRG
- the mltG gene encoding endolytic transglycosylase MltG; the encoded protein is MKKFFLALVALILLGGLGAGGAFVWAGKAVQTPLRPGAEPVEFTVPKGATGQALGAQLAEAGLITDARLWRFHLWRRGGLAAKAGRFSLSPGMSAAEIARALEGAPLADDKPFVIVEGWRLRDTDAALAAAGWIEPGAYIAAASSGKGYTAPFELPKGSLEGYLYPETYALAPEGFDVRWLVQRQLDTFTRRFWEAHRDEVKKSGRSLHDVVVMASLLEREEPLPAQRPLVAGILWKRIDANVPLGVDATSRYELREWNDRKAFLKRLRDPQDPWNTRTRAGLPPGPIGSPTVDSLQAALRPKKSEFWYYLHDANRILRPSRNAAEHEALRRKYNVY
- a CDS encoding CARDB domain-containing protein; translated protein: MEIRRILAGSSVRYPRGIGLLGSLLVALSFTPGAAEAQTPYVMQIQPEPYTALPINGGTTTTLSPSSIDDGWADGQLPFPVTFFDQPQTELRVGTNGYATLGGGAANYIGNQRLPSSTSPHGVIPIWWADQYCPSGSLTTQTIGTAPARQYVVQWHCHEYSNSAGTWQAQLWFTEGSSTIKIKYGALSSSYSSWRTTAMAGIENLTGTVGYQVSCGNACTPTDWLTDQAVVFAQGPDVTVASVTGEAIAYSGVTSHMEAEVRNVGGEDALAFGLRFWVSADERLSSDDVEVGMATPATQDAVPGASAFFTLDAPIPLSLSPGQYYLLAEADPLNAVAEDTETNNVGFYGPFEIGLPAPDLIVESIAVPNNAEPGSNFTLDWTVRNQGNLIGVDVPYSLVISSNDVISSSDRRIFTGTITADALTSVPVSEQVFLPAEINAGTYYLGIVIDPDNEVYELGELNNEGVSQESFTVSSGDLVIATTVLPPAEIGSVYCNLLDATGGTGSYVWAVESGTLPAGLELQEERAGGDPAAAPIATLLCGRPAQVATSDFSLRVTSGELTVVQDYQLTVNETGMPLAIATAELPVAQFQVEYEATLLAVGGTAPYEWSVAAGELPPGLQLASSGALRGMPMVDGLYPVTFEVKDKDGTARSAELELRVSSPARLTCVTRSLPNHKVNEAYDVQLLAAGGAKPYTWVTAESRRLSNGVTDPGQTFVNAPPPGMILSGDGDVSGAPSAAGRYVWLVEVTDEENNAPDTCAITFEVTYDQGITVVTTALADAYVDTPYTVQLQAAGAAGFTSWSMAQGSTPPEGLELSEDGVISGVLAGFLLEGEKTRTFPFLVQVKDSENRINVAPLSVTLHLAPPAAETKPQEKAEEDDGGGCSAGVADPSLLALGAALGLAALRRRRS